A portion of the Roseofilum capinflatum BLCC-M114 genome contains these proteins:
- a CDS encoding P-II family nitrogen regulator encodes MTQKASKLVIVTEKVLLKKVGKIIDEAGATGYTVVPAGGKGSRGVRSSGQPSVGDTYANVKFEVLTPNREMAVKISDEVSSQFFEDYSGIIYVCDVMEVLHAHKF; translated from the coding sequence ATGACCCAGAAAGCGAGCAAGCTCGTGATTGTCACGGAAAAGGTACTGCTCAAAAAGGTCGGCAAGATCATCGATGAAGCCGGGGCCACCGGTTATACGGTGGTGCCTGCTGGCGGTAAAGGCAGTCGCGGCGTGCGATCGTCGGGACAACCTAGCGTTGGCGACACTTACGCGAATGTAAAGTTCGAGGTACTTACCCCCAATCGGGAGATGGCGGTGAAAATTTCCGATGAGGTTTCATCGCAGTTTTTCGAGGATTATTCGGGCATCATCTATGTGTGTGACGTGATGGAGGTACTTCACGCGCACAAGTTCTGA
- a CDS encoding glycoside hydrolase family 10 protein — translation MAKFTDITNHWAQAVVEQLADQKIVSGYLNGQFKPDAPMNRAEFAALLSRAFPHYPKTGQIGGMQFKDVPPSYWAYGVIRNAYESGFLRGYPNQRFQPTDRLTRLQALLALSNGLKYEPQNLVEMTLNETFEDADQIPEYARSPIAAAAEHSLVVNYPDVTQLRPNAIATRAEIVSMIAQARQTENSVSPVPDQYIAKVTIAPPVQLTGELRGVGLTQLTPNLRFFPNNTEAAIDYLSQFNFNTLYPSLWNQGQTPYPSTLLQQLTGLRPLYSNPLTEALQASRRKRIGIIGWLQGGLKLPVNSPLLKNRHHWIATRQDGSSQFGAGESSYLWLNPFHPEVQQFILDLVGEMVSQHEIEGIQLDSSFCPPVELGYDALTTQLYQQDYPGKRPPSNPQDAAWVNWRRDRLTDLLKQISARIKKEKPYCILSFVADLQANNTLQDPQLWASDNVIEELILYTDSQPSFDHPAIALAKHKIPVSLGVSTQNTSLAQIKQHLREVRDRNLAGICFFSYTTLMTILAQKQAEQEFNALFPELVERAQIIP, via the coding sequence ATGGCGAAATTCACGGATATTACCAACCATTGGGCCCAAGCTGTAGTTGAACAACTGGCGGATCAAAAGATCGTCAGTGGCTATCTCAATGGGCAATTTAAGCCGGATGCTCCCATGAACCGGGCGGAATTTGCGGCCTTACTTTCCCGTGCATTTCCCCATTATCCGAAAACGGGTCAAATCGGGGGGATGCAATTTAAGGATGTGCCTCCTTCCTATTGGGCTTATGGGGTAATTCGCAACGCCTATGAATCGGGCTTTCTGCGAGGTTATCCTAATCAGCGATTTCAGCCCACGGATCGGCTGACTCGTCTGCAAGCACTACTGGCTTTGAGTAATGGCTTGAAGTATGAGCCGCAAAACTTGGTGGAGATGACTTTAAACGAGACGTTTGAGGATGCGGATCAGATTCCCGAATATGCCCGATCGCCGATCGCTGCTGCGGCTGAACACTCCCTAGTCGTTAACTATCCGGACGTGACTCAACTGCGTCCCAATGCGATCGCCACTCGTGCCGAAATTGTCTCCATGATCGCCCAAGCGCGACAAACCGAAAATAGTGTTTCCCCCGTTCCCGATCAATATATTGCCAAAGTTACCATTGCTCCCCCCGTGCAACTGACGGGAGAACTGCGGGGAGTCGGGTTAACGCAACTGACTCCCAACTTACGCTTCTTTCCCAACAACACAGAAGCGGCGATCGATTATTTATCCCAGTTTAATTTCAACACCCTCTATCCCAGCCTCTGGAATCAAGGTCAAACCCCCTACCCCAGCACCCTCCTGCAACAGCTTACTGGCTTACGTCCCCTCTATAGCAATCCCTTAACCGAAGCCCTACAAGCCTCTCGCCGCAAGCGGATCGGCATTATTGGCTGGTTGCAAGGGGGACTGAAACTCCCCGTCAATTCTCCCCTACTGAAAAACCGCCATCATTGGATCGCCACCCGTCAAGATGGCAGTTCCCAATTTGGAGCTGGAGAATCAAGTTATCTTTGGCTGAATCCCTTTCATCCTGAAGTCCAGCAATTTATTCTAGATTTAGTGGGAGAAATGGTCAGTCAGCATGAAATAGAAGGCATTCAACTCGACTCCTCTTTTTGTCCACCGGTTGAATTAGGCTATGATGCCTTAACCACCCAACTCTATCAGCAAGATTATCCGGGAAAACGCCCCCCCAGTAATCCCCAAGATGCTGCCTGGGTAAACTGGAGACGCGATCGCCTCACGGACTTGCTCAAACAAATTTCTGCCCGCATCAAAAAAGAGAAACCCTATTGTATTCTCAGCTTTGTGGCCGATCTTCAGGCCAACAATACGCTCCAAGATCCGCAACTATGGGCAAGCGATAACGTGATTGAAGAACTGATTCTTTACACAGATTCCCAACCTTCCTTCGACCATCCGGCGATCGCCCTAGCTAAACATAAAATTCCCGTCAGTCTCGGTGTATCAACTCAGAATACATCCCTAGCGCAAATTAAACAGCATTTAAGAGAAGTGCGCGATCGCAACTTAGCCGGAATCTGTTTCTTTTCCTATACCACCCTCATGACTATACTCGCTCAAAAGCAAGCCGAACAAGAATTTAACGCCCTCTTTCCCGAATTAGTCGAACGAGCGCAAATCATTCCATAG
- a CDS encoding tetratricopeptide repeat protein, whose translation MKLSLCIIVKNEEENLPACLKSVKDVVDQMVVLDTGSTDRTVEIAKQWGAQVEYFEWCNDFAIARNESLKYAQGDWILVLDADEHLNPGVINPLKQAITSEEHLVINLIRHEIGATQSPYSLVSRLFRNHPQVQFTRPYHAIVDDSVEALLKYEPNWKIASLPTIAIDHYGYQPSIIAAQNKAERAKLAMESYLKEHPGDPYTCSKLGALYSQMGEIKQGIEVLESALSQDTSDLVRFELYYHLALAYSRLQQFALAIKYYKKAIAIEVLLPLKLGAYNNLGNLLQAQGNLGDALLMYQKTIEIDPTFATGYFNRGMAFKTLGKLDSAIAAYRKAIQYNPQYAQAYQNLGVTYLKGGNVPESLKAFKEAIGLYKGINPTEGERLRQELATMGFTEL comes from the coding sequence ATGAAGTTAAGCCTGTGCATTATTGTTAAAAATGAAGAAGAAAATCTTCCCGCTTGTCTGAAAAGCGTCAAAGATGTGGTCGATCAAATGGTGGTGTTAGATACCGGTTCAACGGATCGCACCGTGGAGATTGCCAAGCAATGGGGGGCACAGGTCGAGTATTTTGAATGGTGCAATGATTTTGCGATCGCCCGTAATGAGTCCCTCAAATATGCACAGGGAGACTGGATTTTAGTCCTAGATGCCGATGAACACTTAAATCCTGGCGTAATTAACCCCTTGAAACAGGCCATAACTTCAGAAGAACATTTAGTGATTAACCTCATTCGTCATGAAATTGGAGCCACCCAATCTCCTTATTCCCTGGTGTCTCGCCTATTTCGCAATCATCCCCAAGTACAATTTACCCGTCCCTATCATGCCATTGTGGATGATTCGGTCGAAGCGTTGTTAAAGTATGAACCCAATTGGAAAATTGCCAGTTTACCAACGATCGCGATCGATCACTATGGCTATCAACCCAGCATTATCGCCGCTCAAAACAAGGCAGAGCGGGCGAAATTAGCCATGGAGAGCTACTTAAAAGAGCATCCTGGAGACCCCTACACTTGCAGCAAATTGGGAGCGCTCTACAGCCAAATGGGAGAGATCAAACAGGGAATTGAGGTCTTAGAAAGCGCCCTATCCCAGGATACGAGCGATTTAGTCCGCTTTGAACTCTATTATCATTTGGCATTGGCATACAGTCGCCTGCAACAGTTTGCCCTAGCCATCAAGTATTATAAAAAGGCGATCGCCATAGAGGTGTTATTGCCCCTAAAACTGGGAGCCTATAATAACCTGGGCAACTTGCTACAAGCCCAAGGCAACCTAGGCGATGCCCTGTTAATGTACCAGAAAACCATCGAAATTGACCCCACGTTTGCCACCGGTTACTTTAACCGAGGGATGGCGTTTAAGACGCTGGGAAAACTCGACAGCGCGATCGCTGCCTATCGCAAAGCCATACAATATAACCCTCAATATGCCCAAGCCTATCAAAACCTAGGGGTTACCTATCTCAAAGGGGGCAACGTTCCCGAAAGCCTCAAAGCATTTAAAGAGGCGATCGGCCTTTACAAAGGCATCAATCCCACAGAAGGCGAAAGACTCCGCCAAGAACTAGCCACCATGGGATTTACTGAGCTATAA
- a CDS encoding alanine/glycine:cation symporter family protein: MLSFLNDLIWGKILVFVLVPVGLYFSIRSRFVQFRYFGQMFGNLQDAFAKEEGHLSSFQALALSVAGRVGGGNIAGVAVAITLGGPGAIFWMWIIGIVGMATSFFECMIAQVFKTAEPDGSYRGGPAYYMERGLKQRWMAALFSLLLLATFGFGFNAVQSYTVATSFQETFGLSPNITGFALMVVLGVIIFGGVKRIAEVAEYVVPFMATGYFLLAIFVILTNLGEIPAVFAMIVQSAFGVKTAIAGGVGSTIMYGIQRGLFSNEAGLGSAPNVAAIAYVKHPVEQGIVQALSVFIDTLILCSCTASVILLSSVYEPGNDALGGVTLTQQAMAEHMGWWGQAFITIALFLFAFTSIIYNYYLGENSLNFFSNENKMLFNGFRVLTLALVIWGAVQDLGTVFGFADVTMGLLAIVNLAALLMLSNVGFAVLDDYDQQMQNGKTPIFIGSHFASLAIDPQAWMSQAMSSDGLEAPDPELS; the protein is encoded by the coding sequence GTGTTGAGCTTTTTAAATGATTTGATTTGGGGCAAAATTTTAGTCTTTGTCCTGGTTCCTGTTGGTCTTTATTTCTCTATCCGATCGCGCTTTGTCCAATTTCGCTATTTTGGGCAAATGTTTGGCAATCTTCAAGATGCCTTTGCCAAAGAAGAAGGACATCTGAGTTCCTTTCAAGCTCTGGCCCTCAGTGTTGCCGGACGGGTTGGAGGGGGCAATATTGCTGGGGTCGCCGTTGCCATTACCCTAGGGGGCCCTGGGGCAATTTTTTGGATGTGGATCATTGGTATAGTGGGCATGGCTACCAGCTTTTTTGAATGCATGATTGCCCAAGTGTTCAAAACAGCAGAACCTGACGGTTCCTATCGCGGTGGCCCTGCTTATTATATGGAGCGAGGCTTAAAACAACGTTGGATGGCAGCCCTGTTTTCTCTCCTGTTACTGGCAACCTTTGGCTTTGGCTTCAATGCGGTTCAGTCTTATACTGTGGCCACCTCTTTTCAAGAGACTTTTGGGTTAAGTCCCAATATTACTGGGTTTGCCCTCATGGTTGTTTTAGGGGTGATTATTTTTGGCGGGGTAAAGCGCATTGCTGAGGTGGCTGAGTACGTTGTTCCGTTTATGGCCACGGGGTATTTCCTGCTGGCGATCTTTGTGATTCTCACCAACTTGGGGGAAATTCCGGCTGTATTTGCCATGATTGTGCAGAGTGCTTTTGGGGTGAAAACGGCGATCGCCGGAGGAGTGGGCAGTACAATTATGTATGGTATCCAGCGCGGCTTATTTTCTAATGAAGCGGGTTTAGGGAGCGCTCCCAATGTAGCGGCGATCGCCTATGTCAAACATCCCGTAGAACAGGGCATTGTGCAAGCCCTCAGCGTCTTCATCGACACCCTGATCCTCTGTTCCTGCACCGCATCAGTGATCTTACTCTCGTCTGTTTATGAACCCGGTAACGACGCATTAGGCGGCGTAACCCTCACCCAACAAGCCATGGCTGAACATATGGGTTGGTGGGGTCAAGCCTTTATCACCATTGCCCTCTTCCTGTTTGCCTTTACCTCTATCATTTACAACTACTACTTGGGCGAGAATAGTCTGAACTTCTTCAGCAACGAGAATAAGATGTTATTCAATGGGTTTCGAGTGCTGACCCTAGCCTTAGTGATCTGGGGTGCAGTCCAAGATCTGGGAACCGTCTTTGGCTTTGCGGATGTCACCATGGGACTGTTAGCGATCGTCAATTTGGCGGCTCTATTAATGCTCTCTAATGTAGGGTTTGCCGTTCTCGATGACTATGATCAGCAAATGCAAAATGGAAAAACTCCCATTTTTATCGGCAGTCATTTTGCCAGTCTTGCCATTGACCCCCAAGCCTGGATGTCTCAAGCTATGAGTTCCGATGGTCTAGAAGCTCCCGATCCAGAGCTTTCATAG
- the rpsB gene encoding 30S ribosomal protein S2 produces the protein MPVVSLAQLLESGVHFGHQTRRWNPKMSQYIYTSRNGVHIIDLVQTAQKIEQAYQYMRTMSEQGRKVLFVGTKRQAAGIIAQEASRCGAYYINQRWLGGMLTNWATIKNRVERLKELERLENSGSLDLRPKKEASVLRREMGKLQKYLGGIKTMRKVPDIVVVIDQRREYNAVQECLKLNIPIVALLDTNCDPDTVDYPIPANDDAIRSIKLIVGKLADAIYEGHHGEVYADDSNDYPDAEEDFDDDEDFDDDEDGDDNENEGNED, from the coding sequence ATGCCCGTTGTTTCACTCGCTCAGTTATTAGAATCTGGAGTTCATTTCGGACACCAAACCCGTCGCTGGAATCCGAAGATGTCGCAGTACATCTACACTTCCCGCAATGGCGTACATATTATCGATTTGGTACAAACTGCCCAGAAAATCGAACAAGCTTATCAGTACATGCGTACCATGTCTGAGCAAGGTAGAAAAGTCTTGTTTGTGGGAACCAAACGGCAAGCAGCCGGAATTATTGCCCAAGAAGCCTCTCGCTGTGGCGCTTACTATATTAATCAGCGCTGGTTAGGGGGAATGCTGACCAATTGGGCAACGATTAAAAATCGGGTAGAACGCTTAAAAGAACTCGAACGCCTAGAAAATAGCGGTTCTTTAGATCTGCGCCCGAAAAAAGAAGCTTCTGTATTGCGTCGGGAAATGGGTAAACTGCAAAAATACCTCGGCGGCATCAAGACGATGCGTAAAGTGCCCGATATTGTAGTGGTGATTGACCAACGGCGGGAGTATAACGCGGTTCAGGAATGTCTAAAACTGAATATTCCGATTGTGGCCCTACTCGATACCAACTGTGACCCGGATACCGTTGATTATCCCATTCCAGCTAATGATGATGCGATTCGCTCGATCAAGTTGATTGTGGGTAAACTGGCAGATGCAATTTATGAAGGTCATCATGGCGAAGTTTATGCAGACGACTCCAATGATTATCCGGATGCGGAGGAAGACTTTGATGACGATGAAGACTTTGATGACGATGAAGATGGGGATGATAATGAGAATGAGGGGAACGAAGACTAG
- a CDS encoding methyl-accepting chemotaxis protein, with the protein MIAWLANQKIGKKLAILGVMVTALILMNIVGMIEIAKTGYFQFLEREHIEFALLMQIKLDQIQETLHHTDKLVNTSLVTANSTERLEMGLQTLLANTLELPIACLDAVNDIEKSAFTLLGFGEVFTLCENDIVDLNEANEIVENYVNQRISSAFFVDRFQDYLNTIQKNSRRFSILVPEARNVVQSLVLIATTILSFIVLALFLLISNLLRTPIVAMSARIKDIARGEGDLTRRLKITSHDEIGEVAHWFNLFIERLQGVMIDVKSVTGHVADGSYGMSARAAAMSEGANSQAAAAQQVSSSMKEITATIRKNTENAQQTEQLALQAAADATDTGQAVAEAVLAMQQIAQKISMIEDITRQTRMLSLNASIEAVQAQVSGKGFAVVASEVRALAERSQAAATEITNLAQSSVRVAENAGAMLRRLVPDIQKTAELVQEISAVSKEQNTSTEQINWAIEQLNRITQQNALTSKELATIAKDLSTQSEELQQTIAFFNTEGITQQRYYRQ; encoded by the coding sequence ATGATCGCGTGGTTAGCTAATCAGAAAATTGGCAAAAAACTGGCCATACTAGGAGTGATGGTCACTGCACTCATTCTCATGAATATTGTGGGGATGATAGAAATTGCCAAAACCGGGTACTTTCAATTCTTAGAGCGCGAGCATATTGAATTTGCCCTGTTGATGCAGATTAAACTCGATCAAATACAAGAAACACTGCACCATACGGATAAGCTTGTAAACACATCCCTTGTGACAGCCAACTCCACAGAACGCTTAGAAATGGGCTTACAAACCCTCCTAGCCAACACCTTGGAATTGCCCATAGCCTGTCTTGATGCCGTTAATGATATTGAAAAATCTGCCTTCACGCTCTTAGGTTTCGGCGAAGTGTTTACGCTCTGCGAAAATGATATTGTCGATCTCAATGAAGCCAATGAGATCGTTGAGAACTATGTGAATCAGCGTATTTCCTCTGCATTCTTTGTCGATCGCTTCCAAGACTATCTCAATACCATTCAAAAGAATTCTCGCCGATTCTCCATCCTGGTTCCAGAAGCCCGGAATGTGGTGCAAAGTCTGGTTTTGATCGCCACCACCATCCTGTCTTTTATCGTTTTGGCCCTGTTTTTGCTCATTTCAAATCTGTTGAGAACCCCAATTGTGGCCATGTCCGCCCGGATTAAAGATATTGCTAGGGGTGAAGGAGATTTAACCCGACGGCTGAAGATTACCTCCCATGATGAAATCGGAGAGGTAGCCCATTGGTTCAACCTCTTCATTGAAAGGCTCCAGGGGGTGATGATCGACGTGAAGAGTGTGACCGGCCATGTTGCTGACGGTAGTTATGGCATGAGTGCTAGGGCAGCAGCCATGTCGGAAGGCGCAAATTCACAGGCAGCCGCAGCCCAACAAGTTTCCTCTTCCATGAAGGAGATCACGGCCACCATTCGTAAAAACACTGAAAATGCCCAGCAAACGGAGCAGTTGGCCCTCCAGGCCGCTGCCGATGCTACAGACACTGGGCAAGCAGTTGCCGAGGCGGTGCTGGCAATGCAGCAAATTGCTCAAAAAATTTCGATGATCGAGGATATTACTCGCCAAACCCGTATGCTCTCTTTAAATGCCAGCATTGAGGCAGTACAGGCTCAGGTCAGTGGCAAAGGATTTGCCGTGGTAGCCTCAGAGGTGCGAGCCTTGGCTGAACGAAGCCAAGCAGCAGCCACAGAGATTACGAATCTCGCCCAATCCTCTGTGAGGGTTGCAGAAAATGCGGGTGCAATGCTGCGGCGACTGGTTCCGGATATTCAAAAAACTGCTGAGTTAGTCCAAGAAATTAGTGCAGTGAGCAAAGAACAAAATACCAGTACCGAACAAATTAACTGGGCTATTGAGCAATTAAACCGTATCACCCAGCAAAATGCTCTTACCTCGAAAGAATTAGCCACCATCGCCAAAGACCTTTCCACCCAATCTGAAGAACTCCAGCAGACGATTGCCTTTTTTAACACTGAGGGCATTACTCAACAGCGTTATTATCGCCAGTAA
- a CDS encoding alpha/beta hydrolase: MSTVIQSIQHQVSQWMVRTRPLVCAAAASLCLGSSAALGAERVVFKYGPVSRSVPVADLTEFVETGEQSAIVRFILDSANAEPEQMRELLTYNVGLNLLFVDRVFYSLPGEYVLFELGYLFSTRSGKANIQALRSAVTLSASDDGQISLLEFLQKYPTEGLYVDGQRVQQVANDAIAFVDRVGVQLELPIAIVKDFLSSIVCDCEEFESP, translated from the coding sequence ATGTCTACAGTTATACAGTCCATTCAACACCAGGTTTCTCAGTGGATGGTTCGCACCCGTCCCCTAGTGTGCGCGGCGGCTGCGAGTCTGTGTTTAGGAAGTTCCGCAGCTCTCGGTGCTGAACGAGTCGTGTTTAAGTATGGCCCCGTTTCTCGATCGGTTCCGGTTGCCGATTTGACCGAATTTGTGGAAACGGGAGAACAATCGGCGATCGTTCGATTTATTCTTGATTCGGCCAATGCCGAGCCAGAGCAAATGCGCGAGTTATTAACCTATAACGTGGGACTTAACTTGTTATTTGTAGATCGGGTGTTTTACTCCTTACCGGGAGAGTATGTGTTGTTTGAATTAGGCTATTTATTTAGTACCCGGTCGGGAAAAGCCAATATTCAAGCTCTGCGCTCTGCGGTTACCCTATCTGCCAGTGATGATGGCCAGATTTCCCTGTTAGAGTTCTTGCAGAAATATCCGACGGAAGGACTCTATGTGGATGGCCAGCGCGTGCAACAAGTGGCCAATGATGCGATCGCCTTTGTGGATCGCGTTGGGGTACAGTTAGAGTTGCCGATCGCCATTGTCAAAGATTTTCTCAGTAGCATTGTCTGCGACTGCGAAGAATTCGAGAGTCCCTGA
- the tsf gene encoding translation elongation factor Ts: MAEISAKLVKELREKTGAGMMDCKKALKETDGDLEKASEWLRKKGIASAGKKSSRVAAEGLVDSYIHTGSRIGVLVEVNCETDFVARGEAFQTLVRDIAMQIAAYPNVEYVSIEDIPPEMVEKEKAIEMGREDLAKKPDNIKEKIVAGRIEKRLKELTLLDQAYIKDQTKTVGELVTETIAQLGENIQVRRFARFVLGEGIEKEESNFAEEVAAQASGK; the protein is encoded by the coding sequence ATGGCAGAAATTTCAGCAAAACTGGTTAAAGAGCTACGAGAAAAAACAGGCGCTGGCATGATGGATTGCAAAAAAGCGCTCAAAGAAACGGATGGAGACCTGGAAAAAGCCTCAGAATGGCTGCGTAAAAAGGGGATTGCCTCCGCCGGTAAAAAGTCCTCTCGTGTAGCGGCTGAGGGTTTGGTGGATAGTTATATCCATACCGGGAGTCGCATTGGCGTTCTGGTGGAAGTCAACTGTGAAACGGATTTTGTGGCTCGTGGGGAGGCGTTCCAAACTCTGGTGCGCGATATTGCCATGCAAATCGCCGCTTATCCCAATGTTGAGTATGTCAGCATAGAGGATATTCCCCCAGAGATGGTTGAGAAAGAAAAAGCCATTGAGATGGGACGGGAAGATTTAGCCAAGAAACCCGATAACATTAAGGAAAAAATTGTGGCTGGGCGGATTGAAAAACGTCTGAAGGAATTAACCTTACTGGATCAAGCTTATATTAAAGACCAGACCAAAACGGTCGGTGAATTGGTGACCGAGACCATAGCCCAGTTAGGTGAAAATATTCAGGTGCGCCGCTTTGCTCGTTTTGTCTTGGGTGAAGGCATTGAGAAAGAAGAGAGCAACTTCGCGGAAGAAGTGGCAGCACAAGCGAGTGGTAAATAA
- a CDS encoding alpha/beta hydrolase, with protein MDRVSINALDRFRQGAIAALLGTAASAASLVCFAPTAQAADTIIFKYKSEEVTLGVRELREFARNGTIPSDLQRFLDNTDQVPSEVQDILNLSIRVNPNFFRDLVNTSTGEFVVLKLDQAIASSASSQDLEAVKNTLLEAVEEDGELSLISLLERYPIETITVDVTNLEPLYLQAKALVERIIPALEVAKSFLQDIVCECEDSSNLPTTDGLSASTPASNTCKPSSYTAEVTEDGIMIKNTVDDSIVLESVSFTNLSRLSATVE; from the coding sequence ATGGATAGAGTTAGCATCAATGCCCTAGATCGTTTTCGCCAAGGAGCGATCGCCGCTTTGTTGGGAACCGCAGCCAGTGCAGCCAGTCTGGTGTGTTTTGCTCCCACTGCCCAAGCTGCGGATACGATCATTTTCAAATATAAATCTGAGGAAGTCACCCTAGGGGTGCGCGAACTGAGAGAATTTGCCCGCAATGGTACAATTCCCTCGGATTTACAGCGCTTCTTAGACAATACGGATCAAGTCCCCTCGGAAGTCCAAGATATCCTGAATTTATCGATTCGAGTCAATCCTAACTTTTTCCGAGACTTGGTAAATACCTCCACAGGGGAGTTTGTTGTCCTGAAATTAGATCAGGCGATCGCCTCATCCGCGAGTAGCCAGGATTTAGAAGCGGTCAAAAATACCCTCCTAGAAGCCGTGGAAGAAGACGGGGAACTGTCGTTAATCAGCTTGCTCGAACGCTATCCCATCGAAACTATTACCGTTGATGTGACTAACTTAGAGCCGCTTTATTTACAAGCAAAAGCTCTGGTCGAGCGGATTATTCCTGCCTTAGAAGTGGCCAAAAGCTTCCTGCAAGATATCGTCTGTGAATGCGAAGACTCCAGTAATCTGCCCACAACTGACGGACTCTCTGCTTCTACTCCTGCGAGCAATACCTGCAAACCCAGCAGCTATACGGCGGAAGTGACGGAAGATGGAATTATGATTAAAAATACAGTCGATGATTCCATTGTGTTAGAGTCCGTCAGCTTCACAAACCTTTCTCGTCTCAGCGCCACCGTTGAGTAA
- the bchI gene encoding magnesium chelatase ATPase subunit I, whose amino-acid sequence MNSVLAPEQNSTREIPLSPAQQSRPVFPFTAIVGQEEMKLALLLNVIDPKIGGVMIMGDRGTGKSTTIRALADLLPEIEIVADDPFNSDPHDQELMSDEVRQRVSNQETLPITRRKVMMVDLPLGATEDRVCGTIDIEKALSEGVKAFEPGLLAKANRGILYVDEVNLLDDHLVDVLLDSAASGWNTVEREGISIRHPARFVLVGSGNPEEGELRPQLLDRFGMHAEIRTVKEPDLRVKIVEERSTFDSNPREFLQGCQTEQEALQERLVQARERLSSVNIDYELRVQISQVCSELDVDGLRGDIVTNRAAKALAAFEGRTEVTVEDIQQVVTLCLRHRLRKDPLESIDSGYKVQKVFCRVFGLAEPEA is encoded by the coding sequence ATGAATTCAGTCCTCGCCCCTGAGCAGAACTCAACCCGTGAAATCCCCTTATCTCCTGCCCAGCAGAGTCGTCCTGTGTTTCCCTTTACCGCTATTGTGGGACAGGAAGAGATGAAACTCGCCCTGCTGCTCAATGTGATTGACCCAAAAATTGGGGGAGTGATGATTATGGGCGATCGCGGTACGGGAAAATCGACAACTATCCGCGCTTTAGCCGATTTATTACCCGAAATCGAAATCGTTGCCGATGACCCCTTTAACAGCGATCCCCACGATCAAGAGCTGATGAGTGATGAAGTCAGACAACGAGTGAGCAACCAAGAAACCCTCCCCATTACGCGCCGCAAAGTGATGATGGTAGATCTGCCTCTGGGGGCAACCGAAGACCGGGTATGCGGAACCATTGATATTGAAAAGGCTCTTTCTGAAGGGGTAAAAGCCTTTGAACCGGGATTATTGGCGAAAGCGAACCGGGGGATTTTATATGTGGATGAGGTTAACCTTCTCGATGACCATTTAGTAGATGTGTTGCTCGACTCGGCTGCTAGTGGTTGGAATACGGTAGAGCGGGAAGGGATTTCTATCCGTCACCCAGCCCGGTTTGTGTTGGTGGGTTCGGGAAACCCAGAAGAAGGAGAACTCAGACCCCAGTTATTAGACCGGTTTGGAATGCACGCAGAAATTCGCACCGTGAAAGAGCCAGATTTACGGGTGAAAATTGTGGAAGAACGTTCGACGTTTGATAGTAATCCCAGGGAGTTTTTGCAAGGCTGTCAAACGGAGCAAGAGGCCCTACAAGAAAGATTGGTACAAGCCAGAGAGCGCCTGTCTTCCGTAAATATTGATTATGAATTACGGGTGCAAATTTCCCAAGTCTGTTCGGAATTAGATGTGGATGGTTTGCGCGGTGATATTGTGACGAACCGCGCGGCTAAAGCGTTGGCTGCTTTTGAAGGACGCACGGAGGTCACTGTTGAGGATATTCAACAAGTGGTTACCCTCTGTTTGCGCCACCGTCTGCGGAAAGATCCTCTAGAGTCTATTGATTCTGGCTACAAAGTGCAAAAGGTCTTTTGCCGTGTGTTTGGATTAGCCGAACCCGAAGCTTAA